The following DNA comes from Halobacillus litoralis.
CAATAGGCAGGCCGACCACTCGTCTTGTTGCTTCTAGTAAAAGTATGATTCCAGCTGTTGCTACAATCTGATCCATGTAAGTAAAACCGAAAATGATCGCTTCATTGATCAATCGTTCATAATTTTGAATGATATAAAAGTTCGTGTAGAGCGCCAGGGCAGCTAAAATGACGTCATACCAGGGAATTCCCCGTTTTGATGAAGAGGAAGGTTTGAACGGATAGAGCAGGTACACTAAGCACAAGGCTGCACCAAGGTGGATCGCCCCCTGCATCAGGGATACATAAGCCCCGCGGTAAGCGGTGTACAATTGAAAAATCGTAAGTGCGCTTCCTAGAATGAGTGTCAGCCATCCCCAGGCCCCCAAATTCGTGCGGAATGTACTTTCTTTATCATATTTCGCCATAAGCTCCTGCTTGTCTACTTCTTTGTTATCTTGTGTCGCCACTGATTCTACCTCCGTTTCACACACTTGATCATCAGTGAAAGAACCGGACAATAATCCTGCCCGGTTCTCATTGAGATCATTTATTCAAGGATGCCTTCTTCTTCAAAGTATTTCTTAGTACCAGGGTGAAGAGGAAGGTCTTGAGCGCCAGTGAGTGCACTGTCACTTGTTATGAGCTTCGCTTGAGCGATAGACATTTCACCGGAATTCTCATAAAGTGTCTTCGTAAGCTCGTACGCTAAATCTTCGCTGACTTGGCTGGTGGATCCTAATAGAAGGGCCATCGCCGTAATCGTTTGGACAGGTTCATCCTGCCACTCATATGTGCCAGGCTCGACAGTATAAGCTTCATACTGGCTGTCTGCAACGACTTTCTCGAGTGCTTCACCTTCAATATTCAAGAACTTCACTTCGCCTGTGGCTGCATCCAGCTCGTCTGTTGTAGAAGATGGAACACCTACAACTGCAAAGGAAGCATCAATCGTATTATTTTGCAGTTTACTTTTCGCGTCACCGAAGCCTTCTTCGTATGCCTCATAGTCTCCTTCTTCAATTCCATAAGCGGAAAGGACCATTTCAGCCGCTTCGCGTGTCGCCCCGCCAGGAGGACCTACAGCTACACGTTTCCCTTTCAAATCTTCGATAGATTCGATTCCTGTAGAATCAAGGGTCACTACTTGAAGAGCTTCAGGATAAAGTGATCCAATCACCCCGACATTCCCGACGTCTTTGCCTTCGAATTCGCCAGCACCTTCAACCGCATTAAGCATCGTGGTATTTTGCGCAATGCCCAGTTGGAAGTCTCCGGACTGGATTTTCGCAATGTTTTCCACAGAAGCTCCGGATTCAACGGAACTGACATCGAAACCTTCGACTTCAATCATATCTTTCCACAGGTTGGCCATCTCGCCGCCAAGTGGATAATAGACACCTCCGACACTACCTGTGCCCATCGTAAGGTTCGTCATCTCTTC
Coding sequences within:
- a CDS encoding TAXI family TRAP transporter solute-binding subunit, which translates into the protein MKKYSLFTFVILLAVSMLLSACGESGTNNSSNGDSEGGGGEGEEMTNLTMGTGSVGGVYYPLGGEMANLWKDMIEVEGFDVSSVESGASVENIAKIQSGDFQLGIAQNTTMLNAVEGAGEFEGKDVGNVGVIGSLYPEALQVVTLDSTGIESIEDLKGKRVAVGPPGGATREAAEMVLSAYGIEEGDYEAYEEGFGDAKSKLQNNTIDASFAVVGVPSSTTDELDAATGEVKFLNIEGEALEKVVADSQYEAYTVEPGTYEWQDEPVQTITAMALLLGSTSQVSEDLAYELTKTLYENSGEMSIAQAKLITSDSALTGAQDLPLHPGTKKYFEEEGILE